The nucleotide sequence GGTCTGCAGCCGCGCCTCCCCGGGGGGCAGGGTCACCGTGGCCAGCGAGCCGTCCCGGTACACCGCGTCCAGCCGCTGCCCGCTGATGCGGACGCCGGCCACCTGCCGGGCCTGCACGTCGCGCAGGAACTGGCTGTAGGGCACAGGGACGGCGTCCGCCGCCGCGGCGGGCCGGCTGAGCAGAAGCGCCGCGGCGACCAGGACCGCGCCCACCCACCATCGCACCACTGCCGGCATCGCCACACCTCCACGCTCGCGGGGCCGCCCGCTCCACGAATAACACGCAGGCGGCGCGGCAAAGGTTCGGTACGGGCGGAACCCGCTCTCCGAATCCTATTCGGCTGGCCTGTCCGTGGTGCCTCGGCCCGGGCCGGCGCCCGGGTGAAGAGAAGGCGGGGGCAGCCCCTCCGGCTGCCCCCGCGGTGCGATGTCCGTGTGCGATTGCCTAGCCGAGCTTGCGGCCACCGGCGGCCGCCCACTCCTCGAGCATGGCGGTGGTGACCGACTTGGGCCGCTCGATCGGGTAGCCCAGCGCCCGGTCCCAGGTGATGTTGGCCATCACGCCCAGGGCCCGGCCCACGCCGAAGAGGACGGTGTAGAAGTCCCACTCGCGCACGCCGTAGTGCCACTGGATGACGCCGGACTGCGCGTCGACGTTCGGCCACGGGTTCTTCGCCTTGCCGTGCTCCATCAGGACGCCCGGCGCCACCTCGTAGATCATGCTGACCAGCTTGAACAGCGGGTCGTCAGGCATGTGCTTGAGGCAGAACTCCCGCTGCGCCGTGTACCGCGGGTCGGTCTTGCGCAGCACCCCGTGGCCGTAGCCCGGGATCACCTGGCCGGCGTTGAGCGTGTCCCAGAGCGCCTTGGTCACGTTCTCCCGCGTGGGCTCGACGCCCTCGCCCAGCTTGGCCTGGAACTCCATGATCCAGCGCAGGACCTCCTGGTTGGCCAGACCGTGCAGCGGGCCGGCGAGGCCGTTCAGCGCCGCCGAGTAGGCGTAGTAGGCGTCGGAGAGCGCCGAGGCGACCAGGTGGCCGGTGTGGGCGGAGACGTTGCCCGACTCGTGGTCAGAGTGGAGGATGAAGTACATGCGGGAGACGTCGTCGTACGGCTTGGGCACGCCCATCATGTGGGCGAAGTTGGCGCCCATGTCCAGGTCCCTGTCGGGCGGGATGTGGACGTCGTCTTTGAACTTGTACCGGTAGATGAACGCCGCGATCATGGGGATGCGGGCCACCAGGTCGCTGGCGTCCTCGTACATGTACTCCCAGGCCCGGTTCTTGTTGAACTCACCGGAGTTGTAGTACCTGGCGAACTTCGACTCCCGCTGCATCGCCAGGACGCCGGCGGAGAGCATGGTCATCGGGTGGGTGTCCTTCGGCAGCGCCCGGATCACGTCGTAGACGTACTCCGGCACGACCCGGCGCTCCTTCCACTCGGCGATGACCTCGTCCACCTGCTCCTGCGTCGGCACCTCGCCGGTGAGCAGGAAGTACCAGAAGGCCTCAACGGTGGGGTACTCCCCGCCCGGGGCCTTGGGCAGGGCCTCGAAGGTCTCGGGGATCGTCTTGCCCCGGAACCGGATGCCCTCAAAGGGGTCCAGGTAGGAGATGTCGGTCACGAGGCAGCGCACGTCGCGCGCCCCGCGGATGGCCTGCTCGATCGTCACCTGGTCGATGACGACGTTGCCGAACTCTTTCAGGAGGCGCTGCGTGCGGGGGCGCTGCTCCTCGATCTTCTGCTGCAACACCGCCTTCAGCTGAGACACTTGATTTCCCCTCCCCAGGTTCATCTACTTGTCCTGCTGATGGCGGCGTTACTGCGCGAGGATGCCCGCCTTCAGCATCTCGACGAGCTGTTTCACGCCGGCCGCGCTCTTGTCGAGGGCCGCCTTCTCCTCGGGCAGGAGCTCGATCTCGACGACCTTCTCCAGGCCGTTGCCGCCGAGGATGGTCATGACGCCCATGCACATGTCGCTGTAGCCGTACTCGCCCTCCAGGTAGGCGATGGACGGCAGGATGCGCTTGCGGTCCTTCAGGATGGCCTCGATCATCTCCACCAGCGCCATGCCCGGGGCGTAGCCGGCCGAGGTGCCCATGAGGTTGACGATCTCACCGCCGCCCTTGCGGGTGCGCTCGACGATCGCGTCGATGGTCTCCTTCGGCAGCAGCTTCTCCACCGGGATGCCGCCGGCCGAGGTATAGCGGACCAGCGGCACCATGTCGTCGCCGTGGCCGCCCAGCACGCAGCCCACGACGTCCTGGAAGGAGCAGCCGATGGCCTCCGCCAGGAAGGTGCGGTAGCGCGCGGTGTCGAGCACGCCGGACTGGCCGATCACCCGGTTCTTCGGGAAGCCCGAGGCCTTCAGGGCCACGTAGGTCATGGAGTCGACCGGGTTGGAGAGGACGATGATCACCGCGTCGGGGGCGTACTTGGCCACCTTCTCCGCCACGTCCTTGACGATGGCGGCGTTGGTGTTCACCAGGTCCTCCCGGCTCATGCCGGGCTTGCGGGGAACGCCGGCCGTGATCACGACCACGTCGGCCCCGGCGATCTGGGCGTAGTCGGCGGTGCCGGAGAGCCGGGTGTCGTTGCCGTAGATCGGCATGGCCTCCGTCATGTCGAGCGCGACGCCCTTGGCGTAGTTCTCCTTGACGGGCAGGTCGACCAGGACGATGTCGCCCAGGTCGCGGGCGGCCGCGAACAGGGCGGTTCCCTGTCCCGTGAAGCCCGATCCGATAATCGCGATCTTATGGCGTCTCATCAGAACTGATGCCCCTTCCTTGTCACCCAGAGCCTACATGTTCTCGATGATCAGGCGGCCGAACTCGGAGCACTTCACCTCGGTGGCGCCCTCGGTCAGCCGTGCGAAGTCGTAGGTGACGGTCTTCTGTGCGATGGTTGCGCTCAGGCCCTTGATGATCAGGTCGGCGGCCTCGTGCCAGCCCATGTACCGGAGCATCATCTCGCCGGAGAGGATGACCGAGCCCGGGTTCACCTTGTCGAGGCCGGCGTACTTGGGCGCGGTGCCGTGAGTGGCCTCGAACAGGCCGTAGCCGTCGCTGTAGGAGATGTTGGCGCCCGGCGCGATGCCGATGCCGCCCACCATGGCCGCGACGTGGTCGGAGAGGTAGTCGCCGTTCAGGTTCAGGGTGGCGATCACGTCCCACTCGTCAGGCCGCAGCAGGAGCTGCTGGAAGGTGATGTCGGCGATGCGGTCGCGGACGAGGATCTTGCCCGCGGGCATCTTGCCCTTGTACTCGTCGGACCAGAGCTCATCCTCGGTGATGACGTAGTCCCGGAACTCCTCCACGGCGACCTGGTAGCCCCAGTCGCGGAAGGCGCCCTCGGTGAACTTCTGGATGTTGCCCTTGTGCACCAGGGTGACGGACTTGCGCTTGTTGTCGATGGCGTACTGGATGGCGGCGCGGACCAGGCGCTTGGAGCCGAACTCGGTGACCGGCTTGATGCCGATGCCGATCATGTCGTCCCGGTCGGAGTTGGGCAGCTTGACGCCCATCTGCTCGGTGAGCAGGCCCGCAACCTTCCTGGCCTCTGCGGTGCCGGCCTTCCACTCGATGCCGGCGTAGATGTCCTCGGTGTTCTCGCGGAAGATGACCACGTCGGTCTTCTGAGGCTCCTTCACCGGGCTGGGCACGCCGGGGAACCAGCGGACGGGACGGACGCAGGCATACAGGTCCAGCATCTGCCGCAGCGTGACGTTCAGCGACCGGATGCCGCCGCCCACGGGGGTCGTCAGGGGGCCCTTGATGGCGACGCGGTACTCGCGGATCGCCTCGATGGTGTCGTCGATGAGCCACTCGCCGAACTTGTTCAGGCACTTCTCACCGGCATAGACCTCGAACCAGGCGATCTTCCGCTTGCCGCCATACGCCTTCGCCACGGCGGCGTCGAGCACGGGCTGCGCTGCCGCCCAGATGTCGGGGCCCGTGCCGTCGCCCTCGATGAACGGGATGATCGGGTTGTCCGGCACGACCAGTCGGCCGTTCTCCATGGTGATCTTCTGGCCTTCGGGCGGGGTCAGCTTGGTCAACTTCGCCACAACAGCACCTCCGTCTTCTTTGCGGCCATCGCTGCCGCAGGGAGGGCGCAGGCAGCCTGCTGGAGAAGACCCCGGCAAGGTTCGGGGATGGGGAAGCCTGTTCCCTCCGCGAAACTATTGGCTTCCTGACCGGCGCACGGTGGGCTGCCCGGACCGGTCAAGATTGTGAACGTAGTCACAGAATAAGTAGAGTAGGGGATGGTCAACTCAACTATGTGCTATTTGTCGTCATCCCCAAGCACTATAGTACCAACTCTTCACCCTGTGTGGAAGTGTCATCGACGTTTCGATGATGAAAATATCTTATACATCTGACCGGAGGTTCAGTTGCGCGGGAATGCGCTGGCGGGTCCGAGGCGCCCCGAGGCTTCGCGCCGCAGTCAACGGCAACGGGCGCGTCGCTGTGCCTCGGCCACAAGACCGCGGCGGGACTGATAGGGCCGAACCCGCCCAACTGACTGGATGTATGTGGAACCGCCTGTCCCCCAGAACTCCAGGAGCCACGCCCCGTGCGAGCGTGGCTCACGCGCTTACAGCTGCGGTCATGCGATCGGCTCCCCAACCGCCTTGACACCGAAGCTTGCTCAGTTCCGAGGGGGAGCTTGGGCCGCGCTCACCCGGGCTGAGGCCCGGGGGCACCACCTTGCGCCCCCGGGCCTGATCCAGGCCTGACCTACCCGCGGGTCGAGTAGCCGCCTTGCAGCCCACGCGTGGAGTAAGTACCTGCGCGCGACCTGCGCCGCACCCGCTGCTCGCCGGAGACCGCCTCGACCGGCTCCGGAGCAGACTCGGCGGCCCCGGGCGCGGGCCCGGCGTCGGCCGCAGGCATCTGCCAGAACGGCGCCTGACCCTGCAGCTGCGCCGCCAGGCCGGGAAGCACCGCAGCCATCGCCGCCTGTTGCTGCACCGCCTGCTGCTTGAGCAGCTGCTGCGCCAGGGCCTGCTGCTGCGCCCAGAAGGGCCCTCCTGCGCCGGACAGGCCGAGGGCGGGCTCGTCGGCGGACCGCGGCGATTGCGCGGACATACTGGTCCTGCCCTGCGAGGGCGACGGGGCCCCCTGGGCCGTCGGCGCCCCGGGCACGGGCGACCCCGGGAAGGGCGGAACGCCCGGCAGCGGCATCCCCAGCGCCGCCGGCGATCCCGACAGGGGCATTCCCGGAATCGACTGCGCACCCGGCAGCCCCGGAGTCGACGGTGTACCGGCGAAGGGCTGCCCAGGAACCGGCGGTGTACCGGCGAAGGGCAGTCCAGGAACCGACGGGGTGCCGGCGAAGGGCAGCCCCGGGATCGGCTGCGTACCCGGCAGGCTCATGGCAGGAATCGACGGCGCACCCGGCAGGGGCGTTCCCGGATTCGACTGCGCACCTCCCGGACCCGACGGCCCGCCTGACACCGACGCCCCGGGAGTCGACGGCGCACCGGACGCGGGCACGCCCGGAGTCGACTGCCCACCGGACACGGGCACTCCCGGCACCGCCGGCCCACTCGACACGGGTGCGCCAGGGACCGACTGCGCACCGGTCAGCGGCAGCCCGGGAACCGGCTGCAAGGTCGGCAGCGGCAT is from Symbiobacterium terraclitae and encodes:
- a CDS encoding citrate (Si)-synthase; the encoded protein is MSQLKAVLQQKIEEQRPRTQRLLKEFGNVVIDQVTIEQAIRGARDVRCLVTDISYLDPFEGIRFRGKTIPETFEALPKAPGGEYPTVEAFWYFLLTGEVPTQEQVDEVIAEWKERRVVPEYVYDVIRALPKDTHPMTMLSAGVLAMQRESKFARYYNSGEFNKNRAWEYMYEDASDLVARIPMIAAFIYRYKFKDDVHIPPDRDLDMGANFAHMMGVPKPYDDVSRMYFILHSDHESGNVSAHTGHLVASALSDAYYAYSAALNGLAGPLHGLANQEVLRWIMEFQAKLGEGVEPTRENVTKALWDTLNAGQVIPGYGHGVLRKTDPRYTAQREFCLKHMPDDPLFKLVSMIYEVAPGVLMEHGKAKNPWPNVDAQSGVIQWHYGVREWDFYTVLFGVGRALGVMANITWDRALGYPIERPKSVTTAMLEEWAAAGGRKLG
- the mdh gene encoding malate dehydrogenase, encoding MRRHKIAIIGSGFTGQGTALFAAARDLGDIVLVDLPVKENYAKGVALDMTEAMPIYGNDTRLSGTADYAQIAGADVVVITAGVPRKPGMSREDLVNTNAAIVKDVAEKVAKYAPDAVIIVLSNPVDSMTYVALKASGFPKNRVIGQSGVLDTARYRTFLAEAIGCSFQDVVGCVLGGHGDDMVPLVRYTSAGGIPVEKLLPKETIDAIVERTRKGGGEIVNLMGTSAGYAPGMALVEMIEAILKDRKRILPSIAYLEGEYGYSDMCMGVMTILGGNGLEKVVEIELLPEEKAALDKSAAGVKQLVEMLKAGILAQ
- the icd gene encoding isocitrate dehydrogenase (NADP(+)), which produces MAKLTKLTPPEGQKITMENGRLVVPDNPIIPFIEGDGTGPDIWAAAQPVLDAAVAKAYGGKRKIAWFEVYAGEKCLNKFGEWLIDDTIEAIREYRVAIKGPLTTPVGGGIRSLNVTLRQMLDLYACVRPVRWFPGVPSPVKEPQKTDVVIFRENTEDIYAGIEWKAGTAEARKVAGLLTEQMGVKLPNSDRDDMIGIGIKPVTEFGSKRLVRAAIQYAIDNKRKSVTLVHKGNIQKFTEGAFRDWGYQVAVEEFRDYVITEDELWSDEYKGKMPAGKILVRDRIADITFQQLLLRPDEWDVIATLNLNGDYLSDHVAAMVGGIGIAPGANISYSDGYGLFEATHGTAPKYAGLDKVNPGSVILSGEMMLRYMGWHEAADLIIKGLSATIAQKTVTYDFARLTEGATEVKCSEFGRLIIENM